The Chordicoccus furentiruminis DNA window CCCAGATGATCTGACGGCGCATGAAGAACTGACAGATGCGCAGGAAACGGCGCTGCTACGGTGGGAAGACCTCTGGAATGCCGGAGGCTTTCCGGCTGGACCGGTGGAATCGTACATGCAGAAACATCACGACTGCTTCTGGCTATTTCATCCGACGAACCCGTTTGGCCAGGTGCCGGAAGCGAAGAAAGGCACCGAATACGGCGTATCCAAGCTGATCGGGGACATCTCAGAGAGCGGGAATAAAATCCGGCTGTTCGCGGGACGAAGCGGGAGCGGAAAAGAAAAAATCCGATATGGAGAGGCTGCGAGATGGCTGCTGTATATCAATGCGTTTGACGACACATCCGCAAAACCGAAACAGAAAGGTCTGCCGTCGCCCGGAGCCGGATGGGTTGGCAAACTTGGCATGATAGAGGGCGTGGGAAGAAATCTGTTCGAGACGATCATGCTGAATCTTACCTTCCTTCAGGATGGCGCCGAACCGTGGCAGGATGAAGCAGATCCTAACTGGGAGCATGATCCGAAACCGGATGAAAGAACAGAAATTGCTGTTCCATGTAATCCTGCCTCTTTGCTTACGCTCCAGTCAAGACGGATCCTGCTTGATCGCAAGGAAGGATTTGTAACGGGATATCGTTTACTGGGGGGCGATTTCTTTTCCGCTGATGAGGCATTCCAGGAACAGATGACTGTATGGCGATACGTCAAGCAGGGGAAGCAAACGCTTTTCCGTCCCAGAAGAATGGAACCATCCAGACAGATGTGGAGAGATTTTGGGAATTTCTTTATCGGAGGTGAGGAAAATCATATTCCCGGCGTCGTAAGCTGGTTCTCTTCTCTGCGCGATGAACAGCTGATTCCATCGTCTATGGCAGCACGCTTTCGTGCGGTTTCGATGAAATATGGAGACAAGGATTTTTATATCAGTGATATTTCCAGTGATATTCTGACGATGAGTTCGGATCTCCTGAGAAAATCCGAAGCCGCGCTCCGAAACCGAATCGATGAGCAGGTCAAAAAGTGTGATCAGGCAGCTGTGGCATTCCATTATCTGGTCTATGATATTTATGTGGCTGGAGGAGGCGATACCGAAAAGAAAACCAATGAAGGGAAAGAACGCTTCTATCAGATGATTGATGAGCCGTTCAGACAGTGGCTGATGCAGATTGACGCGAATGAAGATCCGGACAGGATTGCACGAAGATTTCTTGAGTGGGAGGAAAGAGCAAGGACGATGGCTTGCAGGCTGGCGGAGCAGATCGAGAAAGAGGCCGGAATGAATGCCTATACAGGACATTATGTTTATGACAGGAAAAAGGATACGGAACTTCGTTTTTCTGTTCCGGAAGCGGATCTGAAATTCAGAAGGAAAATATATCAGATTTACCCGAAGGCAGGTGAATAATGTGAAACAAAGCGAAGCGATCAGGAGGTATGTGCAAAGCAGGCTGATCTATCTGCAGAGCATTGCAGGAATGGGTTCCGGAAAGGCGGAGCTGGCCCGGCTCAGGAGGGGAACCGGTAAAAGCCCGGGTGAATTGCCCGAGCTTTGGGGAATCTTTCTGGAGGATCTTCCGACAGGGCTTCAGGGAACGGGGAAACAGCCGGGCCGTTCCGAGTGGTCCGTTTATACCGTGCTTACGCTGTATGCGGTTCATCAGCAAGGCCAGAATCAGTCGATGTATCTGGAGGGAAATACACTCGGCAAGGCGATTCGCCAGCTTGTGCCGACAGCTGATCAGGATGCCGAGATGAGAGTTCTCAGAAGGTTTAACCAGATGGCGACTTCTTCCGATATGCTGGAATTGTCCTATCATCTGCGGGGGATTATCGAATTGCTCCGCTCAGAAAGCATACCGCTGGATTATGTTGATCTGGCTGAAGATCTGTACTGGTATCAGGACGAGGAAAGAAGAACATCTGTGCGGTTAAAGTGGGGACGCGCGTACTATCAATTCAAACAGAATGAGAAAGAGGAGAAGAGTGATGAGTGAACAGATCTTTGTCGATATCCATATTCTGCAGACCGTTCCGCCCAGCTGCGTGAACAGAGACGACACCGGAAGCCCGAAGACCGCGGTCTACGGAGGCACCACACGCGCACGGGTTTCATCACAGGCCTGGAAGCATGCGATGCGGACGGACTTTCTGAAACGTTTTCCGCAGGGAGAACTTGGAAAACGAACAAAGCATGTAGTGGAACTGGT harbors:
- the casB gene encoding type I-E CRISPR-associated protein Cse2/CasB, which translates into the protein MNNVKQSEAIRRYVQSRLIYLQSIAGMGSGKAELARLRRGTGKSPGELPELWGIFLEDLPTGLQGTGKQPGRSEWSVYTVLTLYAVHQQGQNQSMYLEGNTLGKAIRQLVPTADQDAEMRVLRRFNQMATSSDMLELSYHLRGIIELLRSESIPLDYVDLAEDLYWYQDEERRTSVRLKWGRAYYQFKQNEKEEKSDE
- the casA gene encoding type I-E CRISPR-associated protein Cse1/CasA, whose protein sequence is MKTVEFNLADEPWIRVIRHDLTEETVSLSEVMLHAQEYEDLNGENQPQNFAVLRVLTALAYTIFSRTDADGNPDDLTAHEELTDAQETALLRWEDLWNAGGFPAGPVESYMQKHHDCFWLFHPTNPFGQVPEAKKGTEYGVSKLIGDISESGNKIRLFAGRSGSGKEKIRYGEAARWLLYINAFDDTSAKPKQKGLPSPGAGWVGKLGMIEGVGRNLFETIMLNLTFLQDGAEPWQDEADPNWEHDPKPDERTEIAVPCNPASLLTLQSRRILLDRKEGFVTGYRLLGGDFFSADEAFQEQMTVWRYVKQGKQTLFRPRRMEPSRQMWRDFGNFFIGGEENHIPGVVSWFSSLRDEQLIPSSMAARFRAVSMKYGDKDFYISDISSDILTMSSDLLRKSEAALRNRIDEQVKKCDQAAVAFHYLVYDIYVAGGGDTEKKTNEGKERFYQMIDEPFRQWLMQIDANEDPDRIARRFLEWEERARTMACRLAEQIEKEAGMNAYTGHYVYDRKKDTELRFSVPEADLKFRRKIYQIYPKAGE